One Brassica napus cultivar Da-Ae chromosome C4, Da-Ae, whole genome shotgun sequence genomic region harbors:
- the LOC125585281 gene encoding uncharacterized protein LOC125585281 — protein sequence MMKCPCNRCLLTKSLSKDDIEGDLMCYGFLSSYTSWILHGEEVCVTGNTRLPSDVNESELDSTLNLLDDIFPDISVNMPGEYGNETTSQPMGADRPSTSSGTFGKGESFDELFADYNQELYPDCTKFTKLSFILKLYHIKCMCKISDKGMSMVLDLMKEAFTHAKLPDSFNDMKKVIRKLGMTYESIHACPNDCMLYWEADAEREICKVCEASRWKENTKSTNSGSEKKKSKAPAKVLRYFPLKPRLQRLFMSSKTATHMRWHATTSNNDGKLRHPRDGRAWKEFDQNHHEFASDPRHVRLGLATDGFNPFGTMSSSYSIWPVILFPYNFPPWMSMKQTSMILSMVIPGKHMPGNDIDVYLQPLIKELKELWFDGIETLDSSTKQTFNMRAALMWTISDFPGLGNLSGWNTYTASACPSCNYDGIGQRLRHGKKNCFIGHRRFLPPDHGFRQITAHFDGKTETRHPPATLTGSTIVQQLQQVDVTLGKKNSLVGVGRKRDRSDAGRSSTQQWKKRSIFFELPYWEVTMLRHNLDVMHIEKNVFDNLAYTLLDDKNKSKDNLNARKDLREMDGYASNISSCADVSGRKLAVAVRNLLPTDVTSAIVEICQFFRDISAKVLDINELDRLQDRIVVTLCQTRFTRTGRVDDQPLADTNIRPHSELLLIFPNHGRFVGAGQVYSLSHVERQQAHRHVLINCQLLDPLREKYKNELLTKQTHQSNRHRAIDIDREMHLNIANWLKQKVESNELDGITDDIRCLALGPSDKVLKYTAYNINGCKFRTAEREANLKTQNSGVYVAAETMSYASSRDPNPRTGIVPYYGNLTEVMELNYYEVFKVVLFRCTWADTRTERGYKTDTYGHHMVNFSRLLHTGDNAEDEPYILASQAKMVYYVKDPSELEWNIAIHMQPRDVYDMGDSNGSEQLNDESDLD from the exons ATGATGAAATGTCCATGTAACCGTTGTCTTCTAACCAAATCTTTGTCAAAAGATGATATCGAAGGTGACTTGATGTGCTATGGGTTTTTAAGTTCTTACACAAGTTGGATACTACATGGAGAGGAAGTGTGTGTCACAGGAAATACAAGACTACCGTCTGATGTTAATGAGTCTGAATTGGATTCAACTTTGAATCTTTTAGATGACATTTTTCCCGATATTAGTGTGAATATGCCTGGTGAATATGGAAATGAAACGACCAGTCAACCTATGGGCGCAGACAGACCATCAACTTCCAGTGGAACCTTTGGAAAAGGAGAAAGTTTTGATGAGTTGTTTGCTGATTATAATCAAGAGCTGTATCCAGACTGCACTAAGTTCACGAAGTTGTCCTTTATACTGAAACTATACCATATCAAATGTATGTGCAAGATTAGTGACAAGGGAATGTCCATGGTGCTTGATTTGATGAAAGAAGCATTTACACATGCTAAATTGCCAGATTCGTTTAATGATATGAAAAAGGTTATTCGCAAACTGGGAATGACTTATGAGTCAATCCATGCATGTCCAAATGATTGCATGTTGTATTGGGAGGCAGATGCAGAAAGAGAGATTTGCAAGGTTTGTGAAGCTTCTCGTTGGAAAGAAAATACAAAGAGCACAAATTCTGgatcagagaaaaaaaaaagtaaagctCCTGCAAAAGTTTTGCGGTATTTTCCTCTAAAGCCACGGTTGCAACGTTTATTCATGTCATCCAAAACTGCTACTCACATGAGATGGCATGCAACTACTAGTAACAATGATGGTAAACTTCGTCATCCAAGAGATGGTAGGGCTTGGAAAGAATTTGATCAAAACCATCATGAATTTGCTTCTGATCCAAGGCATGTCAGATTGGGCTTGGCGACAGATGGTTTTAACCCATTTGGTACGATGAGTAGCAGTTATAGCATCTGGCCGGTGATATTATTTCCTTATAATTTTCCACCGTGGATGTCAATGAAGCAGACATCAATGATCCTCTCTATGGTTATCCCCGGAAAACACATGCCTGGTAATGATATTGATGTATACTTGCAGCCACTTATCAAAGAGTTGAAGGAGTTATGGTTTGATGGGATTGAAACGTTAGATTCTTCGACAAAGCAAACTTTTAACATGAGAGCAGCTCTTATGTGGACAATTAGTGATTTTCCTGGTCTTGGAAATTTGTCGGGTTGGAATACATATACAGCATCAGCATGTCCAAGCTGTAATTATGATGGAATCGGACAACGTTTACGccacggaaaaaaaaattgttttatcgGTCATCGCCGATTTCTTCCTCCAGATCATGGTTTTCGTCAGATCACTGCACATTTTGATGGGAAAACAGAAACTAGGCATCCACCAGCCACACTGACAGGCTCTACAATTGTTCAACAACTACAACAAGTTGATGTTACCCTTGGTAAGAAGAATAGTTTAGTTGGTGTTGGAAGAAAGAGGGATCGAAGTGATGCTGGAAGATCTAGTACTCAACAGTGGAAGAAAAGAAGTATATTTTTCGAGCTGCCCTATTGGGAAGTTACAATGTTGCGACATAATTTGGATGTCATGCACATAGAGAAGAATGTGTTTGACAATCTAGCCTACACATTGTTGGATGACAAAAATAAATCTAAAGATAATCTGAATGCTAGAAAAGATCTTCGTGAGATGG ATGGTTATGCTTCAAACATATCAAGTTGTGCTGATGTTAGTGGTCGAAAGCTAGCAG TCGCAGTTCGAAATCTGCTGCCAACAGATGTGACATCAGCCATTGTCGAGATCTGTCAGTTTTTTAGAGATATCTCTGCAAAAGTTCTTGATATCAATGAGCTTGATAGATTACAAGATCGTATTGTGGTGACTTTATGCC AGACACGATTCACTCGGACTGGCCGCGTTGATGATCAGCCTTTAGCTGATACTAACATTAGACCACACTCAGAACTTCTACTTATTTTTCCAAACCATGGAAGATTTGTTGGAGCAGGTCAAGTTTATTCTCTTAGTCATGTTGAGAGACAACAAGCACATCGACATGTATTGATCAACTGTCAACTACTTGATCCATTACGAGA gaaatataaaaatgaGTTGTTGACGAAACAGACTCATCAAAGCAATAGGCATCGTGCTATTGACATTGATCGAGAAATGCATCTTAATATTGCAAACTGGCTCAAACAGAAAGTAGAGTCAAATGAGTTAGATGGGATAACTGATGATATACGGTGTTTAGCTTTGGGTCCATCTGATAAAGTTTTGAAGTATACAGCTTATAATATCAATGGTTGCAAGTTCCGTACAGCGGAAAGAGAAGCTAATTTGAAAACACAAAATAGTGGTGTTTATGTGGCTGCTGAGACTATGAGCTATGCTAGTTCTCGTGATCCTAACCCAAGAACAGGAATTGTTCCATACTATGGCAACCTTACCGAAGTTATGGAGCTCAACTACTATGAAGTTTTCAAAGTTGTATTATTCAGGTGTACGTGGGCGGACACCCGTACGGAACGAGGATACAAAACAGATACATATGGTCATCATATGGTAAATTTTTCACGCTTGTTACACACTGGGGATAATGCAGAGGATGAACCATATATATTGGCGTCTCAAGCAAAAATGGTTTACTACGTTAAAGATCCATCTGAATTAGAGTGGAATATTGCAATTCATATGCAGCCGAGAGACGTATATGATATGGGTGATTCAAATGGCTCAGAACAGTTGAATGATGAATCTGATTTAGATTAA
- the LOC125585404 gene encoding uncharacterized protein LOC125585404 isoform X3, which translates to MRKGYVMSALGSRCKDVKLRLWKEHKRNDQLQTLQNRPNNVPEEQWEHFVHMRFTEKWKKMQERNTKNQKKHTMPHVCGRKSFSRKRNDITIRTGKTPCRAEFFIETRTKPDGSFVCEEAKTRAEALTTLLNQNSHGTSNVAATLDDEFAQVFGPERPGRVRCVGRGPTPSKLVRRCTATRQEVDNSEMVVGLQTQVKELSNQVKGMSTFIQQIIGTSTGEQARAWAASFAVAFANIPNPPFANIPTPSNPNQEMQ; encoded by the exons ATGAGAAAAGGATATGTGATGAGTGCATTGGGAAGCAGATGCAAAGATGTCAAACTACGTCTTTGGAAAGAACACAAACGAAATGATCAACTTCAAACATTGCAGAATCGACCCAATAATGTTCCTGAAGAACAATGGGAGCATTTTGTGCACATGAGATTTACTGAAAAATGGaag AAAATGCAAGAGAGGAATacaaagaaccaaaaaaaacatactaTGCCTCATGTATGTGGAAGAAAGAGTTTCTCgagaaaaagaaatgatata ACAATCAGAACCGGAAAAACTCCATGTCGAGCAGAGTTTTTTATTGAGACGCGCACGAAACCTGATGGAAGCTTTGTATGTGAAGAGGCAAAAACACGAGCG GAAGCGCTTACAACTTTGTTGAATCAAAATTCTCATGGCACAAGCAATGTTGCAGCCACACTGGATGATGAATTTGCTCAAGTTTTTGGTCCGGAGCGTCCAGGACGAGTACGTTGTGTTGGTCGAGGACCTACACCATCAAAATTGGTGAGACGTTGTACTGCAACTAGACAAGAGGTGGACAATTCTGAAATGGTCGTTGGGTTGCAGACACAAGTGAAAGAACTATCAAATCAAGTTAAGGGAATGAGTACTTTCATCCAACAAATAATTGGTACTTCAACCGGTGAACag GCAAGAGCATGGGCTGCAAGTTTTGCAGTAGCTTTTGCTAACATACCAAACCCACCTTTCGCAAACATACCGACTCCATCTAATCCTAATCAG gaAATGCAATGA
- the LOC125585404 gene encoding uncharacterized protein LOC125585404 isoform X1 produces the protein MRKGYVMSALGSRCKDVKLRLWKEHKRNDQLQTLQNRPNNVPEEQWEHFVHMRFTEKWKKMQERNTKNQKKHTMPHVCGRKSFSRKRNDITIRTGKTPCRAEFFIETRTKPDGSFVCEEAKTRAEALTTLLNQNSHGTSNVAATLDDEFAQVFGPERPGRVRCVGRGPTPSKLVRRCTATRQEVDNSEMVVGLQTQVKELSNQVKGMSTFIQQIIGTSTGEQARAWAASFAVAFANIPNPPFANIPTPSNPNQVNSMFKFKEKDCMIHNNLYYFISGNAMMQVSMDIQMLETMLVIIINISLATFFYNVCLIYFCFVNLYYG, from the exons ATGAGAAAAGGATATGTGATGAGTGCATTGGGAAGCAGATGCAAAGATGTCAAACTACGTCTTTGGAAAGAACACAAACGAAATGATCAACTTCAAACATTGCAGAATCGACCCAATAATGTTCCTGAAGAACAATGGGAGCATTTTGTGCACATGAGATTTACTGAAAAATGGaag AAAATGCAAGAGAGGAATacaaagaaccaaaaaaaacatactaTGCCTCATGTATGTGGAAGAAAGAGTTTCTCgagaaaaagaaatgatata ACAATCAGAACCGGAAAAACTCCATGTCGAGCAGAGTTTTTTATTGAGACGCGCACGAAACCTGATGGAAGCTTTGTATGTGAAGAGGCAAAAACACGAGCG GAAGCGCTTACAACTTTGTTGAATCAAAATTCTCATGGCACAAGCAATGTTGCAGCCACACTGGATGATGAATTTGCTCAAGTTTTTGGTCCGGAGCGTCCAGGACGAGTACGTTGTGTTGGTCGAGGACCTACACCATCAAAATTGGTGAGACGTTGTACTGCAACTAGACAAGAGGTGGACAATTCTGAAATGGTCGTTGGGTTGCAGACACAAGTGAAAGAACTATCAAATCAAGTTAAGGGAATGAGTACTTTCATCCAACAAATAATTGGTACTTCAACCGGTGAACag GCAAGAGCATGGGCTGCAAGTTTTGCAGTAGCTTTTGCTAACATACCAAACCCACCTTTCGCAAACATACCGACTCCATCTAATCCTAATCAGGTAAATAGTATGTTTAAGTTTAAAGAAAAAGATTGTATGATACataacaatttatattattttatttcaggaAATGCAATGATGCAGGTGTCCATGGATATTCAAATGTTGGAAACTATGCTGGTGATCATCATTAACATTAGTTTAGCAACATTTTTCTacaatgtttgtttaatttatttctgttttgtgaatttgtATTATGGATGA
- the LOC125585404 gene encoding uncharacterized protein LOC125585404 isoform X2: MEGKIYLLYIYMLYISYQAHLIFLHLRFQKMQERNTKNQKKHTMPHVCGRKSFSRKRNDITIRTGKTPCRAEFFIETRTKPDGSFVCEEAKTRAEALTTLLNQNSHGTSNVAATLDDEFAQVFGPERPGRVRCVGRGPTPSKLVRRCTATRQEVDNSEMVVGLQTQVKELSNQVKGMSTFIQQIIGTSTGEQARAWAASFAVAFANIPNPPFANIPTPSNPNQVNSMFKFKEKDCMIHNNLYYFISGNAMMQVSMDIQMLETMLVIIINISLATFFYNVCLIYFCFVNLYYG; encoded by the exons ATGGaaggtaaaatttatttattgtacatttatatgttgtatatttcttatcaagcacatttaatatttttacatttgagATTTCAGAAAATGCAAGAGAGGAATacaaagaaccaaaaaaaacatactaTGCCTCATGTATGTGGAAGAAAGAGTTTCTCgagaaaaagaaatgatata ACAATCAGAACCGGAAAAACTCCATGTCGAGCAGAGTTTTTTATTGAGACGCGCACGAAACCTGATGGAAGCTTTGTATGTGAAGAGGCAAAAACACGAGCG GAAGCGCTTACAACTTTGTTGAATCAAAATTCTCATGGCACAAGCAATGTTGCAGCCACACTGGATGATGAATTTGCTCAAGTTTTTGGTCCGGAGCGTCCAGGACGAGTACGTTGTGTTGGTCGAGGACCTACACCATCAAAATTGGTGAGACGTTGTACTGCAACTAGACAAGAGGTGGACAATTCTGAAATGGTCGTTGGGTTGCAGACACAAGTGAAAGAACTATCAAATCAAGTTAAGGGAATGAGTACTTTCATCCAACAAATAATTGGTACTTCAACCGGTGAACag GCAAGAGCATGGGCTGCAAGTTTTGCAGTAGCTTTTGCTAACATACCAAACCCACCTTTCGCAAACATACCGACTCCATCTAATCCTAATCAGGTAAATAGTATGTTTAAGTTTAAAGAAAAAGATTGTATGATACataacaatttatattattttatttcaggaAATGCAATGATGCAGGTGTCCATGGATATTCAAATGTTGGAAACTATGCTGGTGATCATCATTAACATTAGTTTAGCAACATTTTTCTacaatgtttgtttaatttatttctgttttgtgaatttgtATTATGGATGA